In Gambusia affinis linkage group LG08, SWU_Gaff_1.0, whole genome shotgun sequence, a single window of DNA contains:
- the fgd4a gene encoding FYVE, RhoGEF and PH domain-containing protein 4a isoform X8, translating to MIERVMDEGKMESFNRVAFRRKQRSLDMGHRRATERKGKTPCYQTRSADDETCIAVKIDQSRVPPKPEHLLSPVSPLQPPGSVQKSPLRFIMEDGGGKPTTTPRDRVKPSKVSDLISRFEENRADNKRDGSALKQTSKVSSCSSALRVCQRADISKIQEKFSSAAAATQDAKRPAANGVLAQMEQDKETEEETHHSVRTETAELVNGDLERADDVDDHSASQHSDRTGAENEDREKTAEILQKSEEGHSEQKETNEQKLFKIASELLHTEKAYVARLNLLDQVFCTKMMEEANKGTFPLDVVKNIFSNITSIHAFHSQFLLPDLEKRMGEWASTPRIGDILQKLTPFLKMYAEYVKNFDKAMELLKQWTDRSPPFKAIIQEIQSQEICGSLTLQHHMLEPVQRVPRYEMLLKDYLKKLPQNDPDRGDAEKSLEIIATAATHSNSAIRKSENLKKLMEIYEMLGEEEDIVHPSNEFIKEGHIMKLAARNTSTMDRYLFLFNNMLLYCVPKFSLGGPKYTVRTRIGIDGMKVLETSNEDHPHTFQVSGKERTLELQASSEQDKAGWIKAFRETIDIFQQKNESFKHALKDVEEVSKAELGKRAPRWIRDNEVTMCMKCREPFNAITRRRHHCRACGYVVCWKCSDNKAHLEYDNYKVNKVCKDCYSILTGEREVVTEGRRKGILEIEAAQFTESSIMSGFLQHSEKGGKLWQRVWCVIPEKECLVLYLYGAPQDVKALCTIPLLGYTVEDADTPASFRLSQSKSVQTFAAESEELKQRWLKVIRVAVTGEMPARPETNGGESSGEQEANPDDT from the exons tGCCACCAAAGCCGGAGCACCTGCTGAGTCCAGTGTCTCCTCTGCAGCCGCCGGGCAGCGTCCAGAAATCCCCGCTGAGATTCATCATGGAGGACGGAGGAGGGAAGCCGACCACCACGCCGCGCGACAGGGTCAAACCGTCCAAGGTGTCGGACCTGATCAGCCGCTTTGAGGAGAACCG CGCAGACAACAAGAGAGACGGCTCGGCGCTCAAACAGACCAGCAAGGTGTCCAGCTGCAGCTCGGCTCTCCGTGTCTGCCAGCGGGCCGACATCAGCAAGATTCAGGAGAAGTTCTCGTCCGCGGCGGCCGCGACGCAGGATGCCAAGAGGCCAGCGGCTAACGGGGTGCTAGCACAGATGGAGCAGGACAaggagacggaggaggagaCGCACCACAGCGTGAGGACAGAGACTGCTGAGCTCGTAAACGGAGATTTGGAAAGAGCAGATGACGTGGACGATCATTCAGCTTCACAGCACTCGGACAGGACCGGCGCTGAGAATGAGGACAGGGAGAAAACAGCCGAGATTCTGCAGAAGAGTGAAGAGGGACACTCTGAGCAAAAg gAGACGAACGAGCAGAAGCTGTTTAAGATCGCCAGTGAGCTGCTGCACACGGAGAAGGCGTACGTGGCCCGACTCAACCTGCTGGACCAG GTGTTCTGCACCAAGATGATGGAGGAGGCGAATAAAGGCACTTTCCCTCTGGATGTGGTGAAGAACATCTTCTCCAACATCACCTCCATCCACGCCTTCCACAGCCAGTTTCTGCTTCCTGATCTGGAGAAACGCATGGGGGAATG GGCGTCCACACCGCGGATCGGCGACATCCTGCAGAAACTCACCCCCTTCCTCAAAATGTACGCCGAGTACGTGAAGAACTTTGACAAGGCCATGGAGTTGCTGAAGCAGTGGACCGACCGCTCGCCGCCGTTCAAGGCCATCATTCAGGAGATTCAG AGTCAGGAGATCTGCGGCAGCCTGACGCTGCAGCATCACATGTTGGAGCCGGTGCAGAGAGTTCCCCGATACGAGATGCTGCTGAAGGATTACCTGAAGAAGCTTCCTCAGAACGACCCGGACCGCGGCGACGCAGAAA aatcATTAGAAATCATCGCCACAGCAGCCACCCACTCCAACAGCGCCATTAGGAAATCT GAAAACCTGAAGAAGCTGATGGAGATTTACGAGATGCTGGGTGAAGAGGAGGACATCGTTCATCCATCCAACGAATTCATCAAGGAGGGCCACATCATGAAGCTGGCAGCCAGAAACACCTCCACCATGGACAGATACCTGTTCCTG TTCAACAACATGCTGTTGTACTGCGTGCCTAAATTCAGCCTGGGCGGACCCAAATACACGGTGCGGACCCGGATCGGGATCGACGGCATGAAGGTTCTGGAAACCAGCAACGAGGATCATCCTCACACCTTCCAGGTGTCGGGCAAAGAACGGACGCTGGAGCTCCAGGCCAG CTCAGAGCAAGACAAGGCAGGATGGATCAAG GCTTTCCGGGAGACCATAGATATCTTCCAGCAGAAGAACGAGTCGTTCAAGCACGCTCTGAAGGACGTGGAGGAAGTTTCG aaaGCTGAGCTGGGGAAGCGGGCTCCTCGCTGGATTCGTGACAATGAAGTGACCATGTGCATGAAGTGCAGGGAGCCTTTCAACGCCATCACCCGGCGGCGGCATCACTGCAGAGCCTGCGGATAC GTGGTTTGCTGGAAATGCTCAGACAACAAGGCACACCTTGAATACGACAACTACAAGGTGAACAAAGTCTGCAAAGACTGCTACTCCATCCTGACAGGAGAAAGGGAAGTGGTCACCGAGGGTCGAAGGAAGGGCATCCTGGAG ATCGAGGCGGCTCAGTTCACAGAAAGCAGCATCATGTCCGGCTTCCTGCAGCACTCTGAGAAAGGAGGCAAGCTGTGGCAGCGGGTCTGGTGTGTGATCCCAGAGAAAGAGTGTCTGGTGCTCTACCTGTACGGAGCTCCACAG GATGTGAAGGCACTGTGCACCATCCCGCTGCTGGGCTACACGGTGGAGGACGCCGACACGCCGGCCAGCTTCCGCCTGTCCCAGTCCAAGTCTGTCCAAACCTTTGCTGCTGAGAGCGAGGAGCTGAAGCAGCGCTGGCTGAAGGTCATCCGAGTGGCGGTGACCGGAGAGATGCCGGCGCGGCCCGAAACCAACGGCGGCGAGAGCAGCGGCGAGCAGGAAGCTAATCCTGACGACACCTAG
- the fgd4a gene encoding FYVE, RhoGEF and PH domain-containing protein 4a isoform X7, with the protein MIERVMDEGKMESFNRVAFRRKQRSLDMGHRRATERKGKTPCYQTRSADDETCIAVKIDQSRVPPKPEHLLSPVSPLQPPGSVQKSPLRFIMEDGGGKPTTTPRDRVKPSKVSDLISRFEENRSADNKRDGSALKQTSKVSSCSSALRVCQRADISKIQEKFSSAAAATQDAKRPAANGVLAQMEQDKETEEETHHSVRTETAELVNGDLERADDVDDHSASQHSDRTGAENEDREKTAEILQKSEEGHSEQKETNEQKLFKIASELLHTEKAYVARLNLLDQVFCTKMMEEANKGTFPLDVVKNIFSNITSIHAFHSQFLLPDLEKRMGEWASTPRIGDILQKLTPFLKMYAEYVKNFDKAMELLKQWTDRSPPFKAIIQEIQSQEICGSLTLQHHMLEPVQRVPRYEMLLKDYLKKLPQNDPDRGDAEKSLEIIATAATHSNSAIRKSENLKKLMEIYEMLGEEEDIVHPSNEFIKEGHIMKLAARNTSTMDRYLFLFNNMLLYCVPKFSLGGPKYTVRTRIGIDGMKVLETSNEDHPHTFQVSGKERTLELQASSEQDKAGWIKAFRETIDIFQQKNESFKHALKDVEEVSKAELGKRAPRWIRDNEVTMCMKCREPFNAITRRRHHCRACGYVVCWKCSDNKAHLEYDNYKVNKVCKDCYSILTGEREVVTEGRRKGILEIEAAQFTESSIMSGFLQHSEKGGKLWQRVWCVIPEKECLVLYLYGAPQDVKALCTIPLLGYTVEDADTPASFRLSQSKSVQTFAAESEELKQRWLKVIRVAVTGEMPARPETNGGESSGEQEANPDDT; encoded by the exons tGCCACCAAAGCCGGAGCACCTGCTGAGTCCAGTGTCTCCTCTGCAGCCGCCGGGCAGCGTCCAGAAATCCCCGCTGAGATTCATCATGGAGGACGGAGGAGGGAAGCCGACCACCACGCCGCGCGACAGGGTCAAACCGTCCAAGGTGTCGGACCTGATCAGCCGCTTTGAGGAGAACCG CAGCGCAGACAACAAGAGAGACGGCTCGGCGCTCAAACAGACCAGCAAGGTGTCCAGCTGCAGCTCGGCTCTCCGTGTCTGCCAGCGGGCCGACATCAGCAAGATTCAGGAGAAGTTCTCGTCCGCGGCGGCCGCGACGCAGGATGCCAAGAGGCCAGCGGCTAACGGGGTGCTAGCACAGATGGAGCAGGACAaggagacggaggaggagaCGCACCACAGCGTGAGGACAGAGACTGCTGAGCTCGTAAACGGAGATTTGGAAAGAGCAGATGACGTGGACGATCATTCAGCTTCACAGCACTCGGACAGGACCGGCGCTGAGAATGAGGACAGGGAGAAAACAGCCGAGATTCTGCAGAAGAGTGAAGAGGGACACTCTGAGCAAAAg gAGACGAACGAGCAGAAGCTGTTTAAGATCGCCAGTGAGCTGCTGCACACGGAGAAGGCGTACGTGGCCCGACTCAACCTGCTGGACCAG GTGTTCTGCACCAAGATGATGGAGGAGGCGAATAAAGGCACTTTCCCTCTGGATGTGGTGAAGAACATCTTCTCCAACATCACCTCCATCCACGCCTTCCACAGCCAGTTTCTGCTTCCTGATCTGGAGAAACGCATGGGGGAATG GGCGTCCACACCGCGGATCGGCGACATCCTGCAGAAACTCACCCCCTTCCTCAAAATGTACGCCGAGTACGTGAAGAACTTTGACAAGGCCATGGAGTTGCTGAAGCAGTGGACCGACCGCTCGCCGCCGTTCAAGGCCATCATTCAGGAGATTCAG AGTCAGGAGATCTGCGGCAGCCTGACGCTGCAGCATCACATGTTGGAGCCGGTGCAGAGAGTTCCCCGATACGAGATGCTGCTGAAGGATTACCTGAAGAAGCTTCCTCAGAACGACCCGGACCGCGGCGACGCAGAAA aatcATTAGAAATCATCGCCACAGCAGCCACCCACTCCAACAGCGCCATTAGGAAATCT GAAAACCTGAAGAAGCTGATGGAGATTTACGAGATGCTGGGTGAAGAGGAGGACATCGTTCATCCATCCAACGAATTCATCAAGGAGGGCCACATCATGAAGCTGGCAGCCAGAAACACCTCCACCATGGACAGATACCTGTTCCTG TTCAACAACATGCTGTTGTACTGCGTGCCTAAATTCAGCCTGGGCGGACCCAAATACACGGTGCGGACCCGGATCGGGATCGACGGCATGAAGGTTCTGGAAACCAGCAACGAGGATCATCCTCACACCTTCCAGGTGTCGGGCAAAGAACGGACGCTGGAGCTCCAGGCCAG CTCAGAGCAAGACAAGGCAGGATGGATCAAG GCTTTCCGGGAGACCATAGATATCTTCCAGCAGAAGAACGAGTCGTTCAAGCACGCTCTGAAGGACGTGGAGGAAGTTTCG aaaGCTGAGCTGGGGAAGCGGGCTCCTCGCTGGATTCGTGACAATGAAGTGACCATGTGCATGAAGTGCAGGGAGCCTTTCAACGCCATCACCCGGCGGCGGCATCACTGCAGAGCCTGCGGATAC GTGGTTTGCTGGAAATGCTCAGACAACAAGGCACACCTTGAATACGACAACTACAAGGTGAACAAAGTCTGCAAAGACTGCTACTCCATCCTGACAGGAGAAAGGGAAGTGGTCACCGAGGGTCGAAGGAAGGGCATCCTGGAG ATCGAGGCGGCTCAGTTCACAGAAAGCAGCATCATGTCCGGCTTCCTGCAGCACTCTGAGAAAGGAGGCAAGCTGTGGCAGCGGGTCTGGTGTGTGATCCCAGAGAAAGAGTGTCTGGTGCTCTACCTGTACGGAGCTCCACAG GATGTGAAGGCACTGTGCACCATCCCGCTGCTGGGCTACACGGTGGAGGACGCCGACACGCCGGCCAGCTTCCGCCTGTCCCAGTCCAAGTCTGTCCAAACCTTTGCTGCTGAGAGCGAGGAGCTGAAGCAGCGCTGGCTGAAGGTCATCCGAGTGGCGGTGACCGGAGAGATGCCGGCGCGGCCCGAAACCAACGGCGGCGAGAGCAGCGGCGAGCAGGAAGCTAATCCTGACGACACCTAG
- the fgd4a gene encoding FYVE, RhoGEF and PH domain-containing protein 4a isoform X9, whose product MEDGGGKPTTTPRDRVKPSKVSDLISRFEENRSADNKRDGSALKQTSKVSSCSSALRVCQRADISKIQEKFSSAAAATQDAKRPAANGVLAQMEQDKETEEETHHSVRTETAELVNGDLERADDVDDHSASQHSDRTGAENEDREKTAEILQKSEEGHSEQKETNEQKLFKIASELLHTEKAYVARLNLLDQVFCTKMMEEANKGTFPLDVVKNIFSNITSIHAFHSQFLLPDLEKRMGEWASTPRIGDILQKLTPFLKMYAEYVKNFDKAMELLKQWTDRSPPFKAIIQEIQSQEICGSLTLQHHMLEPVQRVPRYEMLLKDYLKKLPQNDPDRGDAEKSLEIIATAATHSNSAIRKSENLKKLMEIYEMLGEEEDIVHPSNEFIKEGHIMKLAARNTSTMDRYLFLFNNMLLYCVPKFSLGGPKYTVRTRIGIDGMKVLETSNEDHPHTFQVSGKERTLELQASSEQDKAGWIKAFRETIDIFQQKNESFKHALKDVEEVSKAELGKRAPRWIRDNEVTMCMKCREPFNAITRRRHHCRACGYVVCWKCSDNKAHLEYDNYKVNKVCKDCYSILTGEREVVTEGRRKGILEIEAAQFTESSIMSGFLQHSEKGGKLWQRVWCVIPEKECLVLYLYGAPQDVKALCTIPLLGYTVEDADTPASFRLSQSKSVQTFAAESEELKQRWLKVIRVAVTGEMPARPETNGGESSGEQEANPDDT is encoded by the exons ATGGAGGACGGAGGAGGGAAGCCGACCACCACGCCGCGCGACAGGGTCAAACCGTCCAAGGTGTCGGACCTGATCAGCCGCTTTGAGGAGAACCG CAGCGCAGACAACAAGAGAGACGGCTCGGCGCTCAAACAGACCAGCAAGGTGTCCAGCTGCAGCTCGGCTCTCCGTGTCTGCCAGCGGGCCGACATCAGCAAGATTCAGGAGAAGTTCTCGTCCGCGGCGGCCGCGACGCAGGATGCCAAGAGGCCAGCGGCTAACGGGGTGCTAGCACAGATGGAGCAGGACAaggagacggaggaggagaCGCACCACAGCGTGAGGACAGAGACTGCTGAGCTCGTAAACGGAGATTTGGAAAGAGCAGATGACGTGGACGATCATTCAGCTTCACAGCACTCGGACAGGACCGGCGCTGAGAATGAGGACAGGGAGAAAACAGCCGAGATTCTGCAGAAGAGTGAAGAGGGACACTCTGAGCAAAAg gAGACGAACGAGCAGAAGCTGTTTAAGATCGCCAGTGAGCTGCTGCACACGGAGAAGGCGTACGTGGCCCGACTCAACCTGCTGGACCAG GTGTTCTGCACCAAGATGATGGAGGAGGCGAATAAAGGCACTTTCCCTCTGGATGTGGTGAAGAACATCTTCTCCAACATCACCTCCATCCACGCCTTCCACAGCCAGTTTCTGCTTCCTGATCTGGAGAAACGCATGGGGGAATG GGCGTCCACACCGCGGATCGGCGACATCCTGCAGAAACTCACCCCCTTCCTCAAAATGTACGCCGAGTACGTGAAGAACTTTGACAAGGCCATGGAGTTGCTGAAGCAGTGGACCGACCGCTCGCCGCCGTTCAAGGCCATCATTCAGGAGATTCAG AGTCAGGAGATCTGCGGCAGCCTGACGCTGCAGCATCACATGTTGGAGCCGGTGCAGAGAGTTCCCCGATACGAGATGCTGCTGAAGGATTACCTGAAGAAGCTTCCTCAGAACGACCCGGACCGCGGCGACGCAGAAA aatcATTAGAAATCATCGCCACAGCAGCCACCCACTCCAACAGCGCCATTAGGAAATCT GAAAACCTGAAGAAGCTGATGGAGATTTACGAGATGCTGGGTGAAGAGGAGGACATCGTTCATCCATCCAACGAATTCATCAAGGAGGGCCACATCATGAAGCTGGCAGCCAGAAACACCTCCACCATGGACAGATACCTGTTCCTG TTCAACAACATGCTGTTGTACTGCGTGCCTAAATTCAGCCTGGGCGGACCCAAATACACGGTGCGGACCCGGATCGGGATCGACGGCATGAAGGTTCTGGAAACCAGCAACGAGGATCATCCTCACACCTTCCAGGTGTCGGGCAAAGAACGGACGCTGGAGCTCCAGGCCAG CTCAGAGCAAGACAAGGCAGGATGGATCAAG GCTTTCCGGGAGACCATAGATATCTTCCAGCAGAAGAACGAGTCGTTCAAGCACGCTCTGAAGGACGTGGAGGAAGTTTCG aaaGCTGAGCTGGGGAAGCGGGCTCCTCGCTGGATTCGTGACAATGAAGTGACCATGTGCATGAAGTGCAGGGAGCCTTTCAACGCCATCACCCGGCGGCGGCATCACTGCAGAGCCTGCGGATAC GTGGTTTGCTGGAAATGCTCAGACAACAAGGCACACCTTGAATACGACAACTACAAGGTGAACAAAGTCTGCAAAGACTGCTACTCCATCCTGACAGGAGAAAGGGAAGTGGTCACCGAGGGTCGAAGGAAGGGCATCCTGGAG ATCGAGGCGGCTCAGTTCACAGAAAGCAGCATCATGTCCGGCTTCCTGCAGCACTCTGAGAAAGGAGGCAAGCTGTGGCAGCGGGTCTGGTGTGTGATCCCAGAGAAAGAGTGTCTGGTGCTCTACCTGTACGGAGCTCCACAG GATGTGAAGGCACTGTGCACCATCCCGCTGCTGGGCTACACGGTGGAGGACGCCGACACGCCGGCCAGCTTCCGCCTGTCCCAGTCCAAGTCTGTCCAAACCTTTGCTGCTGAGAGCGAGGAGCTGAAGCAGCGCTGGCTGAAGGTCATCCGAGTGGCGGTGACCGGAGAGATGCCGGCGCGGCCCGAAACCAACGGCGGCGAGAGCAGCGGCGAGCAGGAAGCTAATCCTGACGACACCTAG
- the fgd4a gene encoding FYVE, RhoGEF and PH domain-containing protein 4a isoform X6 produces MDRSELASVKALGCSSPRKASGGSPILQECLNRAIRGAADRTRGGVNGRVPGSRTLLQTKPKVPPKPEHLLSPVSPLQPPGSVQKSPLRFIMEDGGGKPTTTPRDRVKPSKVSDLISRFEENRSADNKRDGSALKQTSKVSSCSSALRVCQRADISKIQEKFSSAAAATQDAKRPAANGVLAQMEQDKETEEETHHSVRTETAELVNGDLERADDVDDHSASQHSDRTGAENEDREKTAEILQKSEEGHSEQKETNEQKLFKIASELLHTEKAYVARLNLLDQVFCTKMMEEANKGTFPLDVVKNIFSNITSIHAFHSQFLLPDLEKRMGEWASTPRIGDILQKLTPFLKMYAEYVKNFDKAMELLKQWTDRSPPFKAIIQEIQSQEICGSLTLQHHMLEPVQRVPRYEMLLKDYLKKLPQNDPDRGDAEKSLEIIATAATHSNSAIRKSENLKKLMEIYEMLGEEEDIVHPSNEFIKEGHIMKLAARNTSTMDRYLFLFNNMLLYCVPKFSLGGPKYTVRTRIGIDGMKVLETSNEDHPHTFQVSGKERTLELQASSEQDKAGWIKAFRETIDIFQQKNESFKHALKDVEEVSKAELGKRAPRWIRDNEVTMCMKCREPFNAITRRRHHCRACGYVVCWKCSDNKAHLEYDNYKVNKVCKDCYSILTGEREVVTEGRRKGILEIEAAQFTESSIMSGFLQHSEKGGKLWQRVWCVIPEKECLVLYLYGAPQDVKALCTIPLLGYTVEDADTPASFRLSQSKSVQTFAAESEELKQRWLKVIRVAVTGEMPARPETNGGESSGEQEANPDDT; encoded by the exons tGCCACCAAAGCCGGAGCACCTGCTGAGTCCAGTGTCTCCTCTGCAGCCGCCGGGCAGCGTCCAGAAATCCCCGCTGAGATTCATCATGGAGGACGGAGGAGGGAAGCCGACCACCACGCCGCGCGACAGGGTCAAACCGTCCAAGGTGTCGGACCTGATCAGCCGCTTTGAGGAGAACCG CAGCGCAGACAACAAGAGAGACGGCTCGGCGCTCAAACAGACCAGCAAGGTGTCCAGCTGCAGCTCGGCTCTCCGTGTCTGCCAGCGGGCCGACATCAGCAAGATTCAGGAGAAGTTCTCGTCCGCGGCGGCCGCGACGCAGGATGCCAAGAGGCCAGCGGCTAACGGGGTGCTAGCACAGATGGAGCAGGACAaggagacggaggaggagaCGCACCACAGCGTGAGGACAGAGACTGCTGAGCTCGTAAACGGAGATTTGGAAAGAGCAGATGACGTGGACGATCATTCAGCTTCACAGCACTCGGACAGGACCGGCGCTGAGAATGAGGACAGGGAGAAAACAGCCGAGATTCTGCAGAAGAGTGAAGAGGGACACTCTGAGCAAAAg gAGACGAACGAGCAGAAGCTGTTTAAGATCGCCAGTGAGCTGCTGCACACGGAGAAGGCGTACGTGGCCCGACTCAACCTGCTGGACCAG GTGTTCTGCACCAAGATGATGGAGGAGGCGAATAAAGGCACTTTCCCTCTGGATGTGGTGAAGAACATCTTCTCCAACATCACCTCCATCCACGCCTTCCACAGCCAGTTTCTGCTTCCTGATCTGGAGAAACGCATGGGGGAATG GGCGTCCACACCGCGGATCGGCGACATCCTGCAGAAACTCACCCCCTTCCTCAAAATGTACGCCGAGTACGTGAAGAACTTTGACAAGGCCATGGAGTTGCTGAAGCAGTGGACCGACCGCTCGCCGCCGTTCAAGGCCATCATTCAGGAGATTCAG AGTCAGGAGATCTGCGGCAGCCTGACGCTGCAGCATCACATGTTGGAGCCGGTGCAGAGAGTTCCCCGATACGAGATGCTGCTGAAGGATTACCTGAAGAAGCTTCCTCAGAACGACCCGGACCGCGGCGACGCAGAAA aatcATTAGAAATCATCGCCACAGCAGCCACCCACTCCAACAGCGCCATTAGGAAATCT GAAAACCTGAAGAAGCTGATGGAGATTTACGAGATGCTGGGTGAAGAGGAGGACATCGTTCATCCATCCAACGAATTCATCAAGGAGGGCCACATCATGAAGCTGGCAGCCAGAAACACCTCCACCATGGACAGATACCTGTTCCTG TTCAACAACATGCTGTTGTACTGCGTGCCTAAATTCAGCCTGGGCGGACCCAAATACACGGTGCGGACCCGGATCGGGATCGACGGCATGAAGGTTCTGGAAACCAGCAACGAGGATCATCCTCACACCTTCCAGGTGTCGGGCAAAGAACGGACGCTGGAGCTCCAGGCCAG CTCAGAGCAAGACAAGGCAGGATGGATCAAG GCTTTCCGGGAGACCATAGATATCTTCCAGCAGAAGAACGAGTCGTTCAAGCACGCTCTGAAGGACGTGGAGGAAGTTTCG aaaGCTGAGCTGGGGAAGCGGGCTCCTCGCTGGATTCGTGACAATGAAGTGACCATGTGCATGAAGTGCAGGGAGCCTTTCAACGCCATCACCCGGCGGCGGCATCACTGCAGAGCCTGCGGATAC GTGGTTTGCTGGAAATGCTCAGACAACAAGGCACACCTTGAATACGACAACTACAAGGTGAACAAAGTCTGCAAAGACTGCTACTCCATCCTGACAGGAGAAAGGGAAGTGGTCACCGAGGGTCGAAGGAAGGGCATCCTGGAG ATCGAGGCGGCTCAGTTCACAGAAAGCAGCATCATGTCCGGCTTCCTGCAGCACTCTGAGAAAGGAGGCAAGCTGTGGCAGCGGGTCTGGTGTGTGATCCCAGAGAAAGAGTGTCTGGTGCTCTACCTGTACGGAGCTCCACAG GATGTGAAGGCACTGTGCACCATCCCGCTGCTGGGCTACACGGTGGAGGACGCCGACACGCCGGCCAGCTTCCGCCTGTCCCAGTCCAAGTCTGTCCAAACCTTTGCTGCTGAGAGCGAGGAGCTGAAGCAGCGCTGGCTGAAGGTCATCCGAGTGGCGGTGACCGGAGAGATGCCGGCGCGGCCCGAAACCAACGGCGGCGAGAGCAGCGGCGAGCAGGAAGCTAATCCTGACGACACCTAG